TACTTGCAACAATGATTTGCGGACGTTCAGTCAAGCGCAGGTTATACTCTTCCAACTCTTTATTGATTGTTTGGTAGTCTTCATACGGATCACGGCCTTCAAGACCCGACATATCGATTACATGAACGATTACCCTCGTTCTTTCAATATGGCGCAGGAATTGATGTCCAAGACCCACTCCTTCTGAAGCACCTTCAATCAGACCAGGTAAATCGGCCATGACAAAGCTACGGTGATCTTCCGTTTCCACCATTCCGAGGTTCGGTACGATTGTCGTGAAATGGTATTCGGCAATTTTAGGCCTTGCTGCGGATACGACGGAAAGCAAAGTGGATTTCCCTACACTCGGGAAACCAACCAAACCGACATCAGCCAACAGTTTCAATTCCATGACGATATCGCGTTCCTGGCCCGGTTCGCCATTCTCAGCGATTTCAGGTGCAGGATTGGCAGGTGTGGCAAAGCGGGAATTTCCCCGGCCTCCGCGGCCACCCTTGGCAATGATGGCGCGTTGTCCGTGCTCAACTAAATCAGCAATGACTTCCTTCGTTTTATCATCAATGACAACCGTGCCTGGTGGAACCTTGATGACCATATCCTTTGCAGCCGCACCATGCATGTTCTTGGACATGCCATGTTCTCCGCGAGGTGCCTTAAAGTGACGTTGATAACGGAAATCCATTAATGTACGCAAGCCCTCTTCCACTTCAAAAACGACATTGGCCCCATTACCGCCATCTCCGCCAGCAGGTCCGCCTTTAGGTATGAATTTCTCGCGACGATAAGCAACTATCCCGTTACCACCGTCTCCGCCTTTTACATAGACTTTCGTTTGATCGACAAACATGCTATCACTTCCTTGTTTTCTGCAAGTCTTTTCTTGCTGTATACTTCTCTAAAAGTTAATATCCATCTTAAAAAATATTTCATCCTCATTACATTCAAGAATTTCAATTGATTGCTCGGCCGTCAATGAACGTTCCAAAAACTCGATCACTGGGGATTGATCACTGGGGATTGATCAATGAACCTGCCTTGCATATGAAATGAACAGTGCATATCGCTCACTTCTTTTTTACACATGGAAACAGCCAGTATATTTTCAAAAAACGGATCCAGATTCTTATCCAGAATATTAAAGAAATCGTTTGTCCAGCGATACATCAGCCCGTCCATCTCAGTTGAGCCTTCAAAAACATCAATGATTTCATATTCGCAATAAAAGGATCCATTATTCCAATTCGACGTCAACAACATCTCGGTGAATTTAGGTAAATTCAAACTGGAAAGGCGTGCTTCATTCTGGGTTTCAACAATGATTTCATCGATGATGCCTTTGACACGGTCGATTCTGTTCAACTCCAGATTCCCTTTGATGATTTGAATTTTATTCAGCCAGTCATGCCTGGTTTGACGCAGAGTTTCAATAGTCGTCCAATTTTTATCCATTATTAACACCTTCAATTATGATAAAGAAACTTTTTTCGGCTCTATCATGTTGAATACTTCCATTTGTACAGTATAACAAAAAAACAACAAACAGGAAATGAAGCTTGATTCACATGCCTTCACATGAAAGCCCCCGTCCAAAAAATACAGCCGCACACCCTGAGTTCTTTGGACGATGGTAGAGCCATTTGAACTAAAAAAGAGAATGGGCCTTATTTATGCACCAATTGGAGATATTATAGTTGAATTGGAGTGTCTATTTGGTTTAACCAAATCGGATGGATGAGTATTCTTGGATTTCCCCCTGAAAGTTT
This sequence is a window from Brevibacillus sp. JNUCC-41. Protein-coding genes within it:
- the obgE gene encoding GTPase ObgE codes for the protein MFVDQTKVYVKGGDGGNGIVAYRREKFIPKGGPAGGDGGNGANVVFEVEEGLRTLMDFRYQRHFKAPRGEHGMSKNMHGAAAKDMVIKVPPGTVVIDDKTKEVIADLVEHGQRAIIAKGGRGGRGNSRFATPANPAPEIAENGEPGQERDIVMELKLLADVGLVGFPSVGKSTLLSVVSAARPKIAEYHFTTIVPNLGMVETEDHRSFVMADLPGLIEGASEGVGLGHQFLRHIERTRVIVHVIDMSGLEGRDPYEDYQTINKELEEYNLRLTERPQIIVASKMDMPDSADNLAAFKEKLEEDYPVFPISAVTREGIRELLYAIADKIEETPEFPLDHEEENTGIHRVLYKHTSQSDEFNIERESDGSFAVSGFKVERLFKMTDFTREESVRRFARQLRSFGVDEGLRQRGATNGDIVRILEYEFEFVD
- a CDS encoding Spo0B domain-containing protein; protein product: MDKNWTTIETLRQTRHDWLNKIQIIKGNLELNRIDRVKGIIDEIIVETQNEARLSSLNLPKFTEMLLTSNWNNGSFYCEYEIIDVFEGSTEMDGLMYRWTNDFFNILDKNLDPFFENILAVSMCKKEVSDMHCSFHMQGRFIDQSPVINPQ